The window TCGGGGTTCTCGCAGGACCTCGCCAAGATCATGGCGGCGGTCCCCGGCGGAACCTGGGGCTTCCTCGCCATCTCGATCGTCGCCTTCGTCATCCTCGGCAGCGTGCTCGAGGGCATTCCGGCAATCGTGCTGTTCGGGCCGCTGCTCTTCCCGATCGCCAAGCAGATCGGCGTGCACGAGGTCCACTACGCCATGGTCGTGATCTTCGCGATGGGCATCGGCCTCTTCGCCCCGCCCTTCGGCGTCGGCTATTACGGCGCCTGCGCGATCTCGAAGATCAATCCCGACGAGGGGCTGAAATACATCTGGGCCTATATCGCCGCCCTTTTGATCGGCCTCGTCATCGTCGCCGCCGTGCCGTGGATCTCCATCGGCTTCCTCTAGCGCTCAACCACTGATCTTCGCAGGAAAGCACCCATGAGCCGTCATTTTGGCCAGATCCGTCAGGCCGGCTATGTCGTCCCCGATATCGAGGCGGCGATGGACTATTGGAGCCGGGTGCTCGGCGTCGGGCCGTTCTTCTACAATCCAAAAGTCCCGATCAGGAACTATCGCTACAAGGGGCAGGCCTACGAGCCGCACAACTCGGTCGCGCTCGCCAATTCCGGCCCGCTGCAGATCGAACTGATCCAGTGCCGCAACGCGGTGCCGTCCATGTACAAGGACTTCACCGATGCCGGCCATAGCGGCCTGCAGCATGTCGCCTACTGGACCTCGGACTATGACGCCGACCTGGAGCGGCTGCTGGCCGAGGGCTTCAAGCCGGTGATGTCGGGCGAGGTCGGCGAGCGTGGCCGCTTCATCTATTTCGACACGCACTATCATCCCGGCACGGTGATCGAGCTCTCCGAGGTCGCCGGACCGAAGGGCGAGATGTTCCGGCTGATCCGCGAGGCAGGCGAGAGCTGGGACGGCAAGGACCCGGTGCGCCCCTTTCCCGATCTCAGCAAGCTCTGAGCGATCATAGCATCCTCCCCGTCATTGCGAG is drawn from Bosea sp. Tri-49 and contains these coding sequences:
- a CDS encoding VOC family protein — translated: MSRHFGQIRQAGYVVPDIEAAMDYWSRVLGVGPFFYNPKVPIRNYRYKGQAYEPHNSVALANSGPLQIELIQCRNAVPSMYKDFTDAGHSGLQHVAYWTSDYDADLERLLAEGFKPVMSGEVGERGRFIYFDTHYHPGTVIELSEVAGPKGEMFRLIREAGESWDGKDPVRPFPDLSKL